Proteins encoded by one window of Manihot esculenta cultivar AM560-2 chromosome 10, M.esculenta_v8, whole genome shotgun sequence:
- the LOC110624198 gene encoding uncharacterized protein LOC110624198 — MDVKTIFLNGNLLEDVYMIQPESFESKKFSNKVYKLQSSIYGLKQTSQSWNICFDEIVKQLDFVKIMDELCVYKKVNGSEVYGDIQEGFLTMSLKGIDELKVHGYSDANFQLDFDDNKSQSGYNFTLNDEAAAKEKFISELGVVPSIVDPVILNCNNNGVIA; from the exons ATGGATGTTAAAACAATATTTCTGAATGGGAATCTTcttgaggatgtgtacatgataCAACCTGAAAGTTTTGAATCGAAGAAATTTTCTAATAAGGTATACAAATTGCAAAGCTCTATTTATGGACTTAAGCAAACTTCGCAGAGTTGGAACATTTGTTTTGACGAAATAGTTAAACAGCTTGATTTTGTCAAAATTATGGATGAACTTTGTGTATACAAGAAGGTTAATGGAAGTGaagtt tatGGAGATATCCAAGAAGGATTCCTAACTATGTCACTTAAAGGGATTGATGAACTCAAAGTTCATGGATATTCAGATGCGAATTTTCAATTAGATTTTGATGATAATAAATCTCAATCTGGTTATAATTTTACTCTAAATGATGAAGCA GCAGCAAAGGAGAAATTTATTTCTGAACTTGGTGTGGTTCCTAGCATTGTTGATCCAGTTATATTGAACTGTAATAACAATGGAGTCATTGCATGA